From the Gemmatimonadales bacterium genome, the window ACCCCGCGGCGGCCGCCGCGCTCGAGCGGCTGCTGGCCGATTCGCGCGTCGCGGCCGTGGGGGAGACCGGGCTCGACTACCACTACGACCGCTCGCCGCGCGAGGCCCAGCGGGCGGCGTTCACCTGGCACCTGGCCCAGGCGGCCCGCCTCGGCAAGCCCGTGATCGTGCACTCGCGGGAGGCGGACGAGGACACCGCTCGACTCGTCGGCGAGGCGCCGGAGGGGCTCGCAGGCGTCCTGCACTGCTTCAGCGCCGGGCGCCCCGTGCTCGAGGCCGCGCTAGCGCGCGGCCTGATGGTGTCCTTCAGCGGGATGATCACCTTCCGGAACTGGGATCAGGCGTGGGCCGTGGCGGAGGTGCCCGACGAACGGCTGCTGGTCGAGACCGACGCGCCGTACCTGGCACCGGTGCCGCATCGCGGCGGGCGGAACGAGCCCGCCTACGTGGCGGCCACCGCCGCCCGGCTCGCGGCGCTCAGGGGCACCGTGCCGGAGCGGCTGGCCGAGTTGACGGCGGCCAACGCGCGACGTCTCTTCGGTCTGGGTAGCTTGGGATGAGGCGGCGGGCGGGCGGCCCGCCCGGAGCTGACGAACCGGGAGCGGCTCGATGAGCGACATCAGGAGCATCGGCACGCGGCATGCGCCGCAGGCGATCGGCCCCTACAGCCAGGCGGTGGTGGCCGGCGGGTTCCTCTTCGCCTCGGGGCAGATCCCGCTCGATCCGGCCACCATGCAGGTGGTCGAGGGCGACGTGCGCGCGCAGACCGAGCGGGTGCTCCAGAACATCGCGGCCGTGCTGGAGGAGGCCGGCAGCAGCTTCCGCCACGTGGTGAAGACCACCGTATTCCTGGCCGACATGGACGACTTCGCCGGGATGAACGAGGTGTACGCGCAGGCGTTCGGCGACCACCGACCCGCGCGCTCCACCGTGGCGGTGCGGACCCTGCCCAAGAACGTGCTGGTGGAGATCGACGTCATCGCGCAGCTGTAGCGGCGCTGCGGGGCGCCGGCGGCGGACCGCCTAGGCGCGGACGTCCTGGACGACCCCGAGCAGCGATTCCCGCGAGATCGGCACCCGGAGCGTGGGCAGCACGCCCAGCCCGCTCACCACTTCCAGCGGATCCACACCGGAATAGGACGGCCGGCCCGCCAGCGCGACGACGCGCGCGCCGGCGGCGCCGGCGCGCAGCCGCCGCAGGAACTCGGAGGCCGGCACGCGACCGGTCGCCACCACGTCGAGGAGCACCACGTCGGCCGGCAGCGCCTCGTAGGCGCGAAGGCCGACCCCCGCGTCGTCCACCTCGATCACCTCGTGGCCGGCGCTCGCCAGCATGTCGTGGAGCAGGTTGCGCAGCGGGGCGACGCTCGAGACGACGAGGACCCGGGCGGCGGGCGCGTCGCGCATCACGGCCGCGCGGCCACAGCGGGTGCACAGCACCAGCCGCTCCGTGCCGGCGTCGGTGCGGCGGGAGGGGCCGAGGGTGAAGTTCCCGCCGCACGCGGGGCAGTCGACCGGACCCCGCGCCGAGAACGCGGCGCGGAGGCTGACCGCCTCCTGGGCCGTGAACGGGATCGGCGTGGCGCCCCGATGGGCGTCGCGGCGCCGAGCCGCGGTGCCGCGCCGCTCGGGGGCGTCG encodes:
- a CDS encoding RidA family protein → MSDIRSIGTRHAPQAIGPYSQAVVAGGFLFASGQIPLDPATMQVVEGDVRAQTERVLQNIAAVLEEAGSSFRHVVKTTVFLADMDDFAGMNEVYAQAFGDHRPARSTVAVRTLPKNVLVEIDVIAQL
- a CDS encoding response regulator: MPQQTDHRPASEVTQPPRQAERRRLWDRRSPTPRRSDPDRRHGERRASSARAAAERRAGPDRRQADRRDAPERRGTAARRRDAHRGATPIPFTAQEAVSLRAAFSARGPVDCPACGGNFTLGPSRRTDAGTERLVLCTRCGRAAVMRDAPAARVLVVSSVAPLRNLLHDMLASAGHEVIEVDDAGVGLRAYEALPADVVLLDVVATGRVPASEFLRRLRAGAAGARVVALAGRPSYSGVDPLEVVSGLGVLPTLRVPISRESLLGVVQDVRA
- a CDS encoding TatD family hydrolase, giving the protein MRLIDSHCHLADPAFDGDRLEVLARARAEGLEAVVCVADTVEASERCLALAAEHPAATAGAPRLVPTAGLHPHHAADFDPAAAAALERLLADSRVAAVGETGLDYHYDRSPREAQRAAFTWHLAQAARLGKPVIVHSREADEDTARLVGEAPEGLAGVLHCFSAGRPVLEAALARGLMVSFSGMITFRNWDQAWAVAEVPDERLLVETDAPYLAPVPHRGGRNEPAYVAATAARLAALRGTVPERLAELTAANARRLFGLGSLG